From Paenarthrobacter sp. A20:
CCTGCGTCACCACGTGGTGGGGAACGTCGTCAATGGTGTCGAAGAAACGGGCATTGTCCTTGCGCGTCTGCTCAATCAAGGTCTTGATGCGCGTCCGGGAGGCAAGGGAAGAACCGGGTTCGTTGAAGCCGATGTGCCCGTCGGTCCCGACACCCAGGATCTGGAGATCCACGCCGCCCACGGCCTTGATGGCGTCCTCATAGGCCTGGCATGCAGCCTCAAGGTCCTCGGCCGCACCGTCCGGCCCGTGGACATTCTCCGGCTTGATGTTCACGCGATTGGTAAATTCGCGCCGGATCACCTCGCGGTAGGACTCCGGGTGACCGGCTTCAAGGCCTACGTACTCGTCCAAGGCGAAGCCGTGGGCTTCACTGAAGTCCAGTCCCCCGGCGTCGTAACGGCGTGCCAGTTCGTCGTAGACAGGCAGCGGAGAGGATCCCGTAGCCAAGCCCAGCACTGCATTCGGCTTGCGGCGCACCAACGCTTCAATGGCATCGGCTGCAAGTGCACCGATCTGCTTGGTGCCAGGGAGAATGACAACTTCCATCGTCACGGCCTTTCTAAGTAGGGTCTAAGAGCTTTCTGACACAGACGTTATCCCATGTCCCACCTATGGGCATGGTTGTTACGGAGCTAGCGGTTCACGCTGAGCTGGGCGAACATTTCCGGACCCCGCGCATCCAACCATTTTCCCCCGAGACGGACGCCGACGACGAACAGGATGACGCCCAACAACGGACCTGCCACCAGGTTGATCCAGCCGGCTTGAGTACCCCCAGTGAAAGCCTGGACGGCCACCAATGCAAGTTCCGGCACCAACAGGAGGGCCAGGACGCCCATGCCCACAAACTGAACGGCCAAGGTCTGGGCGACGTTGCCCGGCGGTTTCTTGAAAGGGCTGTCGCCCGGCAGTGGTACGGCGATGTTGTAGCGGGCCGAAATGACCGATGAAAGTCCCAACCCGGTGAACAGGGTTCCGATGGACAACCCCAGCAGGTTGGGCAGCCACTGCCAATCGCCGGTGACAAACAGCGGCCCCACGGTGAAGATCAACACTATTGGAAGCGATATGGCCAAGCAGGCCAAGGCGCGGCCCAACCTGTCGTCGACTCCCCGAACCCCCGCAGCGAGGTGGAGGGCGAACGCGGTGTTGTCGTAGGAGACATCAGCGCAAATGGACCAGGCCATGACGAAAGCCGTCAGGGGTCCCAGAATCATCAGCAAGCCATAATTACCGCTCTGGGAGCCGCTGAAAAAGAAGAGCACCGGGAACAAAGGAACAATCACCAAGGACGCGGCGTACCTGGGATCCTTCAACCAGTAGATCAATGCCCTGGCGGCAACAGCCCCGGACGGCGTTCCGGGAAGCAGGCCGAACAGACCGAGTTTCCCGCCCTTCCGGGCAGATCCGCCGGAGTACGGCGGGGTCACCAAGGCCCGCTTCAGAAGCACATGCCAGCACAGGAGCAGACCGGCAATTGTGGCCACCGAGATGAGGAGCTTCAACCCCGCTGCGGCCACGCTGCCTGAGTCAAGGTCGCCACCGAGGGACCATGCAGCACCAAGGGGTGTCCACGATACTGTCCTGGCAAGCACCGGAAGGTAATCGGCACTGCCACGCACGCCGTCCACAACTCCCAGCATGATGGGACCCAGCAAGACCAAGGGTATGAAGACGATGATGCTGCTGACATCCTTGAAGCGGCGTGACGCTGCCAAGCCGGCTGTCGCCGTCGTCACCACTTTGGACAACACTATGCACGTCAGCGCGCCAAGGATTGCACCCAGCAAAGCGCCGGCCACGGCCGGAACACTCCGCCACCAGGTTCCTACTGTCCCCAGGGCGGCCAGCAAGGTGGCCATGCCGGGGATGCCGATGAACCCTGCAAGGGCCAGGCCGGTCAGGAGTTGTTTGGCCGGTATGGCGAACGTGGTGAACCTCGCGGGGTCCAAGGTCATGTCCGCTGCGGAAGCAACGAGCGGGATGATCGCCCAGCCCAGGACCGTGGCTGCTCCACCCAATACCACCACGGTGTGGGCGATCTCCGGATCAGCCCACCGCAGCGCTATGAGGCCTCCAATCAGGAGCACCAGCAATCCCAACGCGTAAAGCAGTCCTAAAGCCATGCCAACCAACTGCCACGGACTGCGTTTGAATCCATTAAGCAGCAGACGCCACTTCAGGCTCAGAAGGTGCGCAACCATTCCAATCCCTCCGTCCGGTGTCCGCCGCCTACCAACTGAACGAAGCGGTCTTCCAGGGTTGAACCGTTGCGGACCTCGTCAACCGATCCCGCTGCCAGAACCCGGCCACCGGCCACAACCGCCACGTGACTGCACATGCGCTGGACCAGGTCCATGACGTGGCTGGACACGATGACAGTACCTCCGGATGACACATAGCCCTCCAGAATTCCCCGGATATTGGCAGCCGAGACAGGGTCGACGGACTCAAAAGGCTCATCAAGAACAAGGAGACGGGGCGCATGGATCAGTGCAGAGGCCAGGGCGATCTTCTTGGTCATGCCGGCGGAGTAATCAACCACCAACGAACCGGCATCGGCCTCAAGGTCCAGGGCGGCCAGCAACTCAGGAACCCGCGAACCAACAACGTCGCGGTCCATGCCGCGGAGAAGTCCGGAGTAGGTCACCAATTGCTCGCCCGTCAGCCTGTCAAAAAGGCGCACACCATCAGGCAGGACGCCCATGAGCTTCTTGGCCTCCAACGGCCGCGCCCATACGTCGACGCCGTGGATCAAGGCCGTGCCGAAATCCGGTCGAAGAAGACCTGTAGCCATGGACAATGTTGTGGTCTTGCCAGCGCCGTTGGGGCCGACCATTCCGTAGAAGGAACCCGCAGGCACTTCGAGGCTCACACCATCCACGGCGATCTTGTCGCCGAAGCGCTTGGCCAGGCCCCGGATGGACAGCGCGGCCAGCGGCGCACCCTCGCCGGAAGCCTCAGGAGGCAAGGGCGCACCAGTTGGCTGTGGCGGTAGTGCTGCAGGGGCTTGTGGCGGCGCGGAGCCTTGTGGCGGCGCGGACGTGGGCGTGGGTTCATGGCGTGATTCCGTCATGTG
This genomic window contains:
- the nagB gene encoding glucosamine-6-phosphate deaminase; the protein is MEVVILPGTKQIGALAADAIEALVRRKPNAVLGLATGSSPLPVYDELARRYDAGGLDFSEAHGFALDEYVGLEAGHPESYREVIRREFTNRVNIKPENVHGPDGAAEDLEAACQAYEDAIKAVGGVDLQILGVGTDGHIGFNEPGSSLASRTRIKTLIEQTRKDNARFFDTIDDVPHHVVTQGLGTIMDARHVVLVATGAQKAQAVRDFVEGPVAAICAASVLQMHPHATILVDEAAASSLKLADYYRHTYDNKPEWQGL
- a CDS encoding transporter, yielding MVAHLLSLKWRLLLNGFKRSPWQLVGMALGLLYALGLLVLLIGGLIALRWADPEIAHTVVVLGGAATVLGWAIIPLVASAADMTLDPARFTTFAIPAKQLLTGLALAGFIGIPGMATLLAALGTVGTWWRSVPAVAGALLGAILGALTCIVLSKVVTTATAGLAASRRFKDVSSIIVFIPLVLLGPIMLGVVDGVRGSADYLPVLARTVSWTPLGAAWSLGGDLDSGSVAAAGLKLLISVATIAGLLLCWHVLLKRALVTPPYSGGSARKGGKLGLFGLLPGTPSGAVAARALIYWLKDPRYAASLVIVPLFPVLFFFSGSQSGNYGLLMILGPLTAFVMAWSICADVSYDNTAFALHLAAGVRGVDDRLGRALACLAISLPIVLIFTVGPLFVTGDWQWLPNLLGLSIGTLFTGLGLSSVISARYNIAVPLPGDSPFKKPPGNVAQTLAVQFVGMGVLALLLVPELALVAVQAFTGGTQAGWINLVAGPLLGVILFVVGVRLGGKWLDARGPEMFAQLSVNR
- a CDS encoding ABC transporter ATP-binding protein, translated to MTESRHEPTPTSAPPQGSAPPQAPAALPPQPTGAPLPPEASGEGAPLAALSIRGLAKRFGDKIAVDGVSLEVPAGSFYGMVGPNGAGKTTTLSMATGLLRPDFGTALIHGVDVWARPLEAKKLMGVLPDGVRLFDRLTGEQLVTYSGLLRGMDRDVVGSRVPELLAALDLEADAGSLVVDYSAGMTKKIALASALIHAPRLLVLDEPFESVDPVSAANIRGILEGYVSSGGTVIVSSHVMDLVQRMCSHVAVVAGGRVLAAGSVDEVRNGSTLEDRFVQLVGGGHRTEGLEWLRTF